Genomic segment of Catharus ustulatus isolate bCatUst1 chromosome 3, bCatUst1.pri.v2, whole genome shotgun sequence:
TTCTAGAGATAAATAACATCCATCTGTTATGTTTAGTCCTCTGAAACTTTAAAACGCATGTATTAGAAAACAaccttaattttaatttttctttttcaaattatctTTCTGATTCTACAGACCATGAACATTGTATCCTTAACTGCAGCAAATCATCTTAATTCCTGTGAGTCTCAGGCTGTAACCCCTGAGTTTATGAGACATGGGAAATCTGTAACCATTAATACATGAGTATAACTGCCACAGTGAAAAAATAACTGATGTCAGTCTTGGAATTTCACTAAACACaccatttcttttctcctccatttATGACGTGATGCCTTTgcatatgtttaaaaaaaataatgagaacaAGAAGAGGTCATTTTAGAAAGACAGGTATATCAATGtttgaatggaaaaagaaaaagatcattCAAAGTAAACACATTTATCTAAGAAACTCAGCATTTGATCCATATGCACATAGGTAAACAGCTTGAAccctgaaaaactgaaatttataCTTAGGGATGTGTGTCTCTCTGTAATGAGAATAAAATGATGGCATTATTGTTCTCAGTAACTAAACCTGAAGACTGGGAAAAGGACAGCAGCGAAGAGAGATGTTATCCATAAACACTGGAAGCAAAAATACTTATGGCTAGATGACAAAACTATTTTCATTGCAAAGAAATGAGTAGATTTACTTCCAGCTAAAAATGGTACTTTAATATGATTCACATCTGAACCAAAGAATgtcattagattttttttttcatgaagtgtcttaaatatttaaattctcaCTTCTCAGAAGTTCACATGGTTATTCAGCAAGGCTGAGAACACAGAAGAACCAGGTTACAATCCCATCATTGACACAGCCTCATGGGGGAAGAGTGGTCAAATAAACAAATCATTTCTGAGTTCCATTTCCATAATGTGCAAAATTAGGTGCAAAAGTGTGCATTGTTAGTAGCTACCACAGATGACAGATTTTTAGATTTCATTCAATTTTGGGAGAAATGGACTGCTACTGCCAGtcagtttcattttattttttttttacatttgaaacaaaacacagtgtGTCTTCTAGTCATATCTGAGGATAACCCACAACTGCTACTTTGTCCAGATATGGAAGGACAGAGTCATCTCACCTATTGCCAACCATCACGCATTCCAGCTTCACATCTAAGGGACAGCAAGACACGCACCTCCTGAAGGCACTTTATGCCGTCCTAAAATAAGAGGTGCGACAGGCgagaggagcagccctgtggaaaTGCTGTCTCTCCTGAGCAAAAGGAAGCCCAGGATATCAGTTCAGACCGCATAGGGCAGCTTGAGGTTGCTAAAGTGAGGTGGGGGGCACCCACTTCCAGCCTCGAGGGACAGAGCAACTCTGGGCCACGTGCGTCTCTCCTGGGCGGGTTAGTTTGatagaaattacttttttctcccttttttataaattttgtttttatttcttccttttctactTCTATCCCGGTGTGCAGGGGCAGCTTGGCAGCGGCTACACGCGATGGGCGCGATTCCCCTGGGATGCCCCGCCTGCCGCAGCCCCGGGGCTCGGCGGGGGCAGCCCGGGGGTCGGGGCCGACCGCAGCAGCCTGAGGGCCGGGGATCGGCGGGGGCAGCCTGGGGGTCGGCGGGAGCAGTTCGGGCATCGGGGCCCGGCGCGTTGCCGGCagcagcgggagcggggcccggGCGGGCAGAGCGCCGttcggccccgccgccgccgggcgcgGCCAATGAGCGCGGCCGGGGCGGGCTCGGGAGCGGCGCCGCCGGTACTTAGGCTcgccggcggggccgggcagcccAGAGCGGCGCGGGCGGAGCAGCCGGGTGCTGGCGGTCAGCTCGGGTGGCGCTTCCTCTGCGGCGCCCATGGGGACAGGACGACTTTAAAGGagtttgggggggttctggCGCTGGGCGACCACGGGTACGGAAGGGGACGGGAGGGACCCCTCGGGCGGGGGATGCCGATCGCTTGCTCTTTGCCTGTGCCTTGCAGGGTCCCGGCCGGGCTGCGGGCACCGGGCGGTCGAGGGTTGGCAGCTCCGGGGCGGTGCGCTGCTCCAGCCGCCTCCCCGCTCGCAGCGCTGCCCGGCGCGGTTCGGCTGCGCGCCGGCGGAGGGAGGGCTCGGGACCCTCCGGCCGGAGCCTCCCGGAGCTCTCTCCCCTCGCCGAGCGGAGACTCCGGGGGCAGCTCCGTGTCCCCGCGCGGAGCCGGAGGCTCCTCTCGTGGCGCTGGGAGCCGGCTCTCCGGAGCcggggctctgccctgccccgcACCCCGAGGGTAGGGGGAAGGGTCCGCACTGGGAGTTTCTGCCTTGCAcgaaggggagggaaggagtcGGAGAGGGATGGGGGCTTAGGGCGGGATCGCTGAAATCTTTTGTATTTGccttgattttttgtttttcttccgttctttctttccctctgcgTGCACTCTTCTTCCCATCTCTTGTTCTTCTCTGTCTCTGCCCACCCCACCCTCCTTTAGATCCGGCGATTCCTGCCCTCGCCTCGCCCTGTCATTGATGGGAAATCAACTGGATCGCATCACCCACCTGAATTACAGCGAACTACCGACCGGAGACCCCTCGGGGATCGAGAAGGACGAGCTGCGCGTCGGGGTGGCTTACTTCTTTTCGGATGAGGAGGAGGACCTGGACGAGCGAGGCCAGCCAGACAAGTACGGCGTGAAGGGCTCcggcagccctgggcaggagaCGCCCACCCACCACCTCCACCACCAGCTGGTGCTGAACGAGACCCAGTTCTCCGCTTTCCGCGGCCAGGAATGCATCTTCTCCAAGGTCAGCAGCGGCCCCCAGGCTGGGGACCTCAGCGTCTACTCGGTGTCAGCCCTGCCCGCCCTCTGCAAGCCGGgggacctgctggagctgctctacCTGGGGCCGTCGGAGCACCCGCCGCCGCACTGGGCCGTGTACGTGGGCGGCGGGCAGATCATCCACCTGCACCAGGGCCAGATCCGCCAGGACAGCTTGTACGAGGCGGCCGCGGGCAACGTGGGCCGGGTGGTGAATAGCTGGTACCGCTTCCGCCCGCTGGTGGCGGAGCTGGTGGTGCAGAACGCCTGCGGGCACCTGGGCTTAAAAAGCGACGAGATCTGCTGGACTAACTCCGAGAGCTTCGCCGCCTGGTGCCGCTTCGGGAAACGGGAGTTCAAAGCCGGGGGGGAGCTGCAGGCGGCTGCTGgcacccagcaccagcagcagtaCTATCTCAAGATCCACTTGGCGGAGAACAAGGTGCATACGGTGAGGTTCCACAGCCTGGAGGATCTAATACGAGAGAAGCGCAGGATCGATGCCAGTGGCAAACTGAGGGTGATCAAAGACCTGGCTATAGTGGATGGGAAAGAATAGGGGAGGAGCAGGAGTACGTGGCTATCTTCCTTCTGCCCTGCCCGGGGAGACCAGCCTGCCGTAGAGTCAGGAGCTGCACCCTCCTTCTGTGGGACGCGACTGGAAGCAGGATCCATGGCAAcattccaaaaaaaaccagcattCTTTACACCCATAGCCAGtattttgtttggcttttaaTAGCATTAATGCTAAAGAGcgagagagagaggaagaaaagaggggGGAGGTGCAGGAAGGTTGTTCTCAGAATATGTGGACAAAGTCTCTCCTGTCAATCGATGTTGACCATTCTAGCAACATGccaataaaatttcaaattgaaatttctttttaaatttttatttcatggctTTAATCCATGATAAGTTTTAAGCATCTGGGACTGTGGATGTGGATGTAGCTAAATGAGATTCTAGCTAATATTTGTTTGCCTTGTGGCCAACCAAAAGCATCAGTCATACTTTGCTAACTGGGAGAGGAAGGGGGTGTTGGGGTGGGGATAAACgcctgtttgttttgtttcgtCACACTGTTAGTTCAGTCAGTAGCTGCAGCCCAAATTTTGTCCCAGTCAACTCTGGCAAGctatttattaggaaaaaaatacttttcacatTTCTGGTTGAAATCTAtcacatttgaaatatttccctttgctttctgtttgcAACTTTCTGCTAAATGTCGTCATAATGCATAAGCTCTTCCcacctcttccctcctcccaccctccctgcttttttttgggttggtttttttttttttttttgttgttgttgctggtGGGCAGCTGTTTTCCCAAAACTAAAGTCTGTGGTTAAAAGCAAGTGGTGGCATATTTTGGAGAACAGTGTACTCAGATCCAGCCACTTTCATGCTTGAGCTGTGGATTTTGTACCACTGCTTCGATGTCTCTTCATACACAGGTCAACAGAATCCTGCAAGAAACAATTTTGAATTCTGCATGTTGCCTCTTTGGAACAGCAATTTATTGTATTTACAATTCCAATTAAAGAAATAGATGTAATATGGCCAAGTTCATCTTGCATTTCAAATTCCCAGCAACTGAAAATTCTGTTCAGTGTAAGTTTAGAAATccacagcagcatttaaaaGATGCCTTTTAATGTGATGTGAGCAATGCCTTGTCTGTATTTCAGATCCTGTTCACTCATTGCTTAATTCTAAGTTTTGAAGTGAAAGATCAgagaattaaatatattttttaaaaaatctaaacaaGTATACTGGggcatttctttttattattctgaGCTGCATACAACTTATAATTGTCTTTGCATGTTTCAGtgcatttggttttgttttctcttcccacATCAATGTCAGATGACAGAAGTAGTGGTGCTCTTTTGTATACATCTGATACACTCCACCCTCTATCAATGTACTggtcccatttttttttttttttaattaaacagttTCATAAGCAACCTTGTTGcaacagaaatttcatttctatAAAACATTTGCCTACTATAGCTGAAGCTGTTAGGGTGGAGTGTAATTCATTATAATAAAAGTGTTAGCATAAatatcttaaagaaaaaaaacaaaaacctgtacCCCAAAACTGCACCTCTTCAGTGAAGGTCACCTAATTTGCTTTGTCCTTGCTAATACACACAGCAAAATTATGTGGCAATAGGGAGTGTTACTTTTATCACTTTCCCTAAAGTACCTTGTTAAGTACAACATAGGGTAAAATTGTGAATTGTAATTACTGTTGAAATAACCTCAAACCACAACACACTTTTTAACAAATGTGTAATATTTTAGCTTTATGTAGATAATAGTGGCTGATGATAATTTTTCCCATAACATGAACAGAATCTTCTACCTGGTGTTTGTGTATCTTATTGTTGCACATTAGATTGTCTAAATCGTCTGTTAGAACTGACTTCCCCATACCACTTGGTGGGAGCACTGTGGGTTTGCAGAAAGGCATTGGCTTTATAACAAGGCACTTACAAAACACTGGTAGGAGAATGAAAGAAAGGTGGGCAAAAGCaatttacttgtttttttcacttatgGAAAATATGCGTTAGAGACTGAAGTTGCAGGAGGTAGGGAGAattaaaggaagagaaaaataggTACCATAATATTTATGAATGAAgccaagaagaagaaaatagagTCATAGTATTATTTTTGATTTCTGGAATCTTTTTCTTCGAATTGCTGTTAGATTAATAATGGGATTAGACAGAGGTTCCTTGAGAAACCAGTTTTATGTCTCCACTAGATTTAAACTTTTCACTCTGCTTTCTGAATACTCTTTCACTCTGAAACCCATTttaagtttggattttttaaaattctatacTAACCTGGTTCataaacataattttccttGTCTTACCCAGCTAGATGTAGAATGGTATTTTGtgctatataaaataaattataggaGCCAGTGTAATTTATTCAAGCTCTGTCAGAGACGTTGGCATCACTTTGCATTTGTCCAAATAAAGGTACAACAATGTAAGGTCTTAGTCATTTGCATAAGGACTGAAGAAAATGCATTGGAAATAGTAGCAACTATGGGTACAGTATTGCCCTGGCTGTTTTCAAATAGCAGTCTCTAATTAGCAACAGAGGTACCCATGCagtttcttttgttatttttctttagctAGATTTCAGTCCAGAGCTACTGGCAGCAATCTGGTCCTTATTCATAACCCATTGAAGTTAATGGCTCTTGCTGACCAGTGAACTTTGGTGGTTAAAATTTGTGGAGCTGGAGGAAGAGTGAGATTTGAAATGATACTTCAGAGACCTGAAGAGCCACCTTTCTGAAATGGGAGACTGTGGACACAGGCAACACTGAGAAAATATgggaagagaacagaaaagttCTGAAACAAGTAGTGTAAACCTGAGATGGCAGTAGGGAATCTGTTTAAAAGGCTGAATTAAAAGTGGATATAAAAGTTGTTCAGTGCCTTGGAACAGGAATCAGAAGACAGGGAGCAgtcagctgcaaagaaaggaaatgataaaaatgactgacagtaaaaaaaatgtaattgatTGTATTCATCATTCAGGATCAGTGGGCCTGGCAGAGTTAACGTTTCCATTTCCAGCACTAAAGATATTGACAAATTGCATTATATCTGCAGAATCTGTTTGCATTCTTTGGTCTAGCTACCTAGGGTAAATATTTGCATCTCGTTCATTGCTCTTGAAGTACTGACTTGTAATATGACAGCAATGTCAAGATGCTTTGCAGTCTTTTTTCTGTGTCACATTTCAAGCTTTCTGTTAGTTACTTGAGTAACAGTTCTATAGAACTTCTTTTGCTTAGATATGATTCTCTTTTCAAAATGCAATCTTTTGGGTTGCTTTGAGActtaacattttattaaaaattcaattCGTATCCTCTAGAAACACAGAGAGCAtttgtgaaatgttttcctgtcATGACCGGAATGTTTACTGCTTATTGGCTGTGCATATTGGGAGAGGACTCTAAGGATGGGTAGCAAAATAGGTTTTGCTAccataagatttttttcctccatcctcATCTTATGTCTCCagaagattttgttttcatgttttaggattcttttttcttctttcaagtGTTATGGTTGTATAAAATGAAAGCCAACAAAACAGCAACCAACCTAAACCAAAACCCTCATAGCATGCTTTTTATGGCAACGTGCTATTGATCCATATAGTGGATTTCAGATTAGAAGCAGGGCCAAGACAAGGCCTTTGGGCTGTGACAAGAGGTGGCCCTTGGTCTGTGCTAGAATGTGCACATTCTTAATTATCTTGCCTCATTTCACTTAAGTGTCTTTCATATTCAGGTAAGTAATGTGCAAAACTGCCAGAGTTTATGGACCTGTTTATGTGATATATTGAGCGTCTGTAACTCCAGCCGTGTTTGCTGGACTTGAGGAGCACTGtctcacacagagcagcttgtgGGATCAGGTCCCTCAGCCTGCCAAGCTCCCCACTCTCTGTCTACAGCTACAGAGGAAGTGGTGGTCTGGGGAAGCTACTGCTAATTTCAATATTTAGTTATATTCTGTGAAAGATTTCTACTAGAGTAGTGTATGGGCAGTATGCTGCCCGTAATTGGATGTGACTAAAACATTCTATGTGCTGCTGCTTATGCTGTGAGAACACTCTGCTTCTTGTTTTATAACCCAGGAGAAAGATAGAAGTCCCAGTGCCAAAGAAGTAATCCAGAAATACTTAAGGAGGTATGATTGGGCTACAATGCTGAGGGAGTTTCACTGCAGAATCAAGGTCTAAAGGATAACATTACATGACTAGAGTGTGATCAAGTGCTGCTGCTAGTTTGAGTGTCAGTGTTTCCAAGACAAGTGTGGAATTTATTTGCTTACCTTATTATTATGAAATATTAAACTTTTCTGTCCTATGAGTTGAAATTTGATATGTGAAGCTGTCCTATGTTCATGGACTCAATATTAGTTTGATCTGTCAGGGTTTTTACAAGTTTATTgtcaagaaaattaatgaatgcTGACTGGGAACagatattttactgaaatggTAGTAAATCAAAAAGAGAGTAGTGTAGATGTCAGGTTGAAAAAAGGGAATGAACTAAGAATCTTGTTACTGGACATATGCACAGATTTGTTCCAGATTATGTAGATAGAATGTATACAGATATAAACTGCCAGTGCTGTATTTTTCTAAAGTGGTTGTGGCATTCTACATTCTCTTCCAAAATACTATTATCTGTCTAAATAATTCAAATCCCCAATGAGGTTCTGTTTTTTACATTGAATTTCCATTGAATTTAACAGTTACTTTATTCATATTTGCCTTTCAGAAATAAGCTAGAATGTTTTTTTGTTGAAGGATTTATACTTGATCAGTTACTAATATGCACTTTCATTTCTTAGTTTTAAGTATTTTGCATCAAGCACAGATGTATTTAAGTTGATATGTCCTGAGGAATGATAGAACTTCCATTAGCAGATTAAGAATatgttttttagggttttttcatattttaattatgGAACCTTGGGCATTTCTGATTCTGCGGGTGATGCATGTATGTAAAACTGTTTGCagatcaggatttttttaatacaatatcTCTCCCCTCTATGTGGCATTAACTTTGGGCTAAAATCAAGGAGTAGGACTTAGCCAGGATCAAGACCTCAGTAGCAACCCCCTGTGGAATTTAGTGGAAGGCTCGTGTGTGATGTCTACCATAAGGGccttaattacattttcttacTTGTACATATAGTTATCATCTATGCAAATTGGCATTTTCCTAAGTAAAGTGGGTTAATGCTTTTCAAACATCGCTTGGACTTTACcttgtgtgtctgtgtgggtATGTGTGTTTGgcccaaataaaaaaatggagtttAGTGCTCCAGAGCCAGTATCTCCAGCTATTTTGACAGGAACTCAGGTGGAATTTGGAACCAGTGTGGCTACAACAGGAAAGGGTGGAAGAATTTGCAGTTAAACTTCAGGATGTTCAAGGAAGATATTCAAAGCTAAGCTTGAAATtccattctttctcttttccaagatGCAAGAGGGTGAGTAACTTGTGCACCCCTAACACGTAAAACCATTCACACTTTGGAGACCATGCTACTGCCTAGGCAAAATAGGGTGAGTAAAATATGCAGTGTCTCATCAGccttaaaaagtaaataatttttcacagtTTAAACACTATTTGAAAACAGTGTGGCATTGGCAATCCATTTTAAAGAGTCCCATTTTTAAGCTGATAAACTAAACAGCATGTTTATAAATGGGAAACCTCAATAAGCCTTCTTGTTAATCTCTATACAGCAGAGGTAAGAGCTTGATCCCAGTTTGTGTAAATAAAAGAGTAAAGCTGATTCAAGAAAATTATCATGGGGTagaatttggaaataaatgaaacaatCCAACTCCAGATTAGTCTTGATGTGACACCATTACTACTGCAGGTAAATAAATGACAAATACCTAACAGTGTGAATAAATACAAACTTCTGTATTGTGACACTTTTTCACAGCAAAGTATTTTATGCCACAGAAGGAATATTCCTTGTATGTTGTTCAATATGAGTAAACATACCACAATCTGGTCTCAAAGCAGATCTTTTCTTCCATATGTTCCTATTGTTTCCATATGCCCTTTCTGTCAGATGAAAGCAATATAAAAACTAAGCCTGAAAAGTATACTaattaattgtaaatatttaGGCAGAAATTTATATACATATTGACATATAACTAATAGATGTATCTACATACAGATTTTCATACCGTGTATTATGCATACACATACAGACGACAAGTCTTGACTATTTTGTTAGTATTGGTAACAAATGTCAGTCATTTCAG
This window contains:
- the LRATD1 gene encoding protein LRATD1 encodes the protein MGNQLDRITHLNYSELPTGDPSGIEKDELRVGVAYFFSDEEEDLDERGQPDKYGVKGSGSPGQETPTHHLHHQLVLNETQFSAFRGQECIFSKVSSGPQAGDLSVYSVSALPALCKPGDLLELLYLGPSEHPPPHWAVYVGGGQIIHLHQGQIRQDSLYEAAAGNVGRVVNSWYRFRPLVAELVVQNACGHLGLKSDEICWTNSESFAAWCRFGKREFKAGGELQAAAGTQHQQQYYLKIHLAENKVHTVRFHSLEDLIREKRRIDASGKLRVIKDLAIVDGKE